In Nostoc sp. GT001, a genomic segment contains:
- a CDS encoding SRPBCC family protein, with protein sequence MQGWLSKFIHRKRRRFCASLVWTYREISSASVDELWQKVVDLTDVSWHPQLKSTNVPHGLVPKPGLIFQAVTRFSPIPIRIFVERVNPREMLSIRVMAIPGIEERVTYQVESTVCGTCLSYSVTLRGWLSPLVWSLSRPYADRVARSLVEAVEKTALPAVSGNKKSLNDSCFDF encoded by the coding sequence ATGCAAGGTTGGTTATCCAAATTCATCCACCGCAAACGTCGTCGGTTTTGCGCTTCTCTGGTGTGGACATATCGAGAGATTAGTTCTGCTTCTGTAGATGAACTGTGGCAAAAAGTGGTTGACTTAACAGATGTTTCCTGGCATCCACAACTTAAGAGTACTAATGTTCCTCACGGATTAGTACCCAAACCAGGATTAATTTTTCAAGCTGTAACACGCTTTTCGCCGATACCCATCAGAATTTTTGTGGAACGCGTCAATCCCAGAGAGATGTTGAGTATCCGAGTGATGGCGATTCCTGGAATAGAGGAACGGGTAACTTACCAAGTAGAGTCAACGGTTTGTGGTACTTGTTTGTCTTATTCTGTAACTCTACGGGGTTGGTTATCGCCCCTAGTTTGGTCTTTATCCCGTCCTTATGCAGACCGCGTTGCACGCTCTTTAGTCGAGGCCGTAGAAAAGACGGCATTACCAGCGGTATCTGGTAATAAAAAATCTCTTAATGACAGTTGTTTTGATTTTTAG
- the hemF gene encoding oxygen-dependent coproporphyrinogen oxidase gives MLTNSQTPTVEAESSKSLPAPDAQTRVSQFMKQLQDEITESLAKLDGVAKFNEDSWERPEGGGGRSRVLRDGAIFEQAGVNFSEVQGSHLPPSILTQRPEAAGHGFYATGTSMVLHPRNPYVPTVHLNYRYFEAGPVWWFGGGLDLTPYYPFAEDAAHLHKTLKQACDQHHPEYYPVFKKWCDEYFYLKHRDETRGVGGLFFDYQDGRGALYRGPNPNGEAAIYSNQVGTPATRNWEDLFAFVQDCGKAFLPAYVPIVERRNGIEYSDRQRNFQLYRRGRYVEFNLVYDRGTIFGLQTNGRTESILMSLPPLVRWEYGYQPEPNSPEAELYETFLKPQDWINWTPK, from the coding sequence ATGTTGACCAACTCGCAAACACCAACTGTAGAAGCAGAATCATCAAAGTCTTTGCCAGCACCTGATGCCCAGACTAGGGTCAGTCAGTTTATGAAACAACTGCAAGACGAAATTACCGAATCATTGGCAAAACTAGATGGTGTGGCTAAATTTAATGAAGATAGTTGGGAACGCCCAGAAGGAGGGGGAGGGCGATCGCGCGTGCTGCGAGATGGTGCAATATTTGAACAAGCAGGTGTAAACTTTTCTGAAGTTCAGGGTTCCCATTTGCCACCCTCAATTTTAACCCAACGCCCTGAAGCCGCAGGGCATGGCTTTTATGCCACAGGCACTTCAATGGTATTACATCCTCGTAATCCTTATGTGCCCACAGTTCATCTCAATTATCGCTACTTTGAAGCGGGGCCAGTGTGGTGGTTTGGTGGTGGTTTAGACTTGACACCTTATTACCCCTTTGCTGAAGATGCGGCACATTTACACAAAACGTTAAAACAGGCTTGCGACCAACACCACCCAGAGTATTACCCAGTGTTTAAGAAGTGGTGTGATGAATATTTCTACCTCAAGCATCGTGATGAGACACGGGGTGTCGGTGGTCTATTTTTTGATTACCAAGATGGTCGGGGTGCTTTATACCGCGGGCCAAATCCCAATGGAGAAGCGGCTATTTATAGCAACCAGGTGGGAACACCAGCAACCCGCAATTGGGAAGATTTGTTTGCTTTTGTGCAAGACTGTGGTAAAGCATTTTTACCAGCCTACGTACCAATTGTAGAACGGCGCAATGGGATAGAGTATAGCGATCGCCAACGCAATTTTCAACTCTACCGCCGGGGACGTTATGTAGAATTTAACTTGGTTTATGACCGAGGCACTATTTTTGGTCTGCAAACCAATGGACGCACCGAATCAATTCTCATGTCCCTACCTCCCTTAGTGCGCTGGGAATACGGCTATCAACCGGAACCCAATTCCCCTGAAGCCGAGTTGTATGAAACTTTCCTCAAACCTCAAGATTGGATTAACTGGACACCTAAATAG
- a CDS encoding STAS domain-containing protein, which produces MIHIDQKTYTTQDGNTVIVLTPSGRLDITTAWQFRLKLQECISKLSRHVVVNLAQVNFIDSSGLTSLVAGMRDADKVKGSFRICNVHPEAKLVFEVTMMDTVFEIFETEEEALEGVPRSIAS; this is translated from the coding sequence GTGATTCATATAGACCAAAAAACTTATACAACCCAAGACGGAAACACCGTTATCGTCTTGACACCATCAGGCCGTCTGGATATCACCACGGCTTGGCAATTTCGCCTGAAGTTACAAGAGTGTATTTCCAAACTCAGTCGCCATGTAGTTGTAAATCTGGCTCAGGTAAATTTTATTGATAGTTCTGGTCTTACATCTTTGGTAGCTGGAATGCGTGATGCTGATAAAGTCAAGGGCAGTTTCCGCATCTGTAATGTACACCCAGAAGCCAAACTCGTGTTTGAAGTGACGATGATGGATACTGTTTTTGAAATCTTTGAAACAGAAGAGGAAGCTTTAGAAGGTGTACCTCGTAGCATTGCCAGCTAA
- a CDS encoding chromophore lyase CpcT/CpeT, with amino-acid sequence MNLSPKLIALGEYLAGKFDNREQAIAEPVWYVHLCLWQRPVNLFAEDSITLFAEQANVITLDQPYRQRIIRLRQSSDSDATVEVQYYMPQDPGALKGAGDNPALLNTLTSEQLDLLPGCILTVTQEKLAGDRYNFTATPLPESHCSFTYLGNSIHVSLGFAATATEFHSYDKGIDPATGKATWGAIMGPYRYTKRNQY; translated from the coding sequence ATGAACTTATCGCCAAAGTTAATTGCTTTAGGTGAGTACTTAGCTGGTAAATTTGATAATCGGGAACAAGCCATAGCAGAACCAGTTTGGTATGTCCACCTGTGCCTGTGGCAAAGACCAGTTAATCTGTTCGCAGAAGATAGTATCACCTTATTTGCCGAACAGGCTAACGTTATTACCTTAGATCAACCTTATCGCCAGCGAATTATCCGGTTGCGTCAAAGCAGCGACTCTGACGCAACGGTGGAAGTTCAATATTATATGCCTCAAGATCCAGGTGCATTAAAAGGCGCAGGTGATAATCCTGCTCTACTAAACACACTGACATCCGAACAATTAGATTTACTACCAGGTTGTATCCTAACAGTTACTCAGGAGAAACTAGCTGGCGATCGCTATAATTTTACCGCTACCCCACTACCAGAGAGTCATTGTAGCTTTACTTATCTTGGCAATAGTATCCATGTTTCTTTAGGTTTTGCAGCTACAGCGACAGAATTTCACAGCTACGACAAAGGAATTGATCCCGCAACTGGAAAAGCAACCTGGGGAGCTATTATGGGGCCTTATCGCTACACCAAGCGGAATCAGTATTGA
- the psb29 gene encoding photosystem II biogenesis protein Psp29, which translates to MNNVRTVSDTKRTFYNLHTRPINTIYRRVVEELMVEMHLLSVNIDFSYNPIYALGVVTTFDRFMEGYQPERDQESIFNALCQAIEKDPQQYRQDAQRLQTVAKGLPVKDLIGWLDQTTYLDRDADLQATLQAIANNPNFKYNRLFAIGVFSLLEQSDPELVKDEKQLTEALKAIAAGLHLSDDKLNKDLELYRSNLDKMAQALVVMADILSADRKKRDQRKQQSTTPLAPPSSNE; encoded by the coding sequence GTGAATAACGTCCGTACAGTCTCTGATACAAAGCGAACTTTCTACAATCTTCACACCCGTCCGATCAACACTATTTATCGTCGGGTAGTAGAAGAATTGATGGTGGAAATGCATCTGCTGTCAGTAAATATCGATTTTAGCTACAATCCAATTTATGCCTTGGGTGTCGTCACTACTTTTGATCGCTTCATGGAAGGCTATCAACCAGAACGGGATCAAGAATCAATTTTTAACGCCTTATGTCAGGCTATAGAAAAAGATCCGCAACAATATCGACAGGATGCCCAGAGATTGCAAACTGTAGCTAAAGGTTTGCCAGTCAAAGATTTAATTGGGTGGCTGGACCAAACTACTTACTTAGATAGAGATGCTGACTTGCAAGCAACCCTACAAGCAATCGCCAATAATCCTAACTTTAAATACAACCGTTTGTTCGCAATTGGTGTATTTTCGTTATTAGAACAGTCAGATCCCGAATTAGTCAAAGATGAAAAGCAACTCACTGAGGCGCTAAAAGCGATCGCTGCTGGCTTGCATCTTTCTGATGACAAACTCAACAAGGATTTGGAGTTATACCGTTCTAACCTAGATAAAATGGCGCAAGCGCTAGTAGTGATGGCAGATATACTCTCAGCCGATCGCAAAAAACGCGACCAACGTAAACAACAATCAACTACCCCACTTGCTCCCCCAAGTTCCAACGAATAG
- a CDS encoding phage holin family protein: MNIVTLLIVWVVTAISLLIISKLPLGVEIDTPGKAFLSAAVLGIVTAIVRPILSLIFAVPNLLTLDLLSGIFTFMIAVVCFSIAAWLVEGFRLRYGIWSAVIGAFTLTIINSLIYKILGV, from the coding sequence ATGAATATCGTGACGCTTTTAATTGTTTGGGTCGTAACCGCTATCAGCTTGTTGATAATTAGTAAGTTGCCTTTGGGAGTTGAAATTGATACTCCTGGTAAAGCGTTTCTTTCTGCCGCAGTGCTTGGTATCGTGACGGCAATAGTCAGACCGATTTTAAGCCTCATTTTTGCAGTACCAAACCTACTCACTTTGGACTTATTATCCGGCATTTTCACATTTATGATTGCCGTGGTTTGTTTTAGTATTGCTGCTTGGTTAGTAGAGGGCTTTCGCTTGCGCTACGGAATTTGGAGTGCTGTTATTGGGGCGTTTACGCTGACTATAATTAACAGCTTAATCTACAAAATATTGGGCGTCTAA
- a CDS encoding biopolymer transporter ExbD, with protein MKVNLHTPIEEVQIQIIPLIDVVFCILTFFLLAALQFTRQQAINVDLPKASPSTVSGITSQSGSVIVTIDAVGNTYIEKQPVKQEDLRQSLKQYLQANPNAVVVLNASRTATYNDVIETLDLLRQVGGDRVSLGIIPGPSQPSINSPNEPAVPSFPINPGAAPLPGINPEGNITPKFPLAPNSVPFPSITQPPTGQGISPINPGISPVVPNSTAPQAPVAPKQTQPPLKR; from the coding sequence ATGAAAGTTAATCTACATACTCCAATTGAAGAAGTCCAAATTCAAATCATCCCTTTAATTGATGTCGTTTTTTGTATCCTGACATTTTTTTTATTAGCGGCTTTACAATTTACACGGCAACAGGCAATAAATGTTGATTTGCCTAAAGCCAGCCCCAGTACAGTCTCTGGAATAACATCACAGAGTGGAAGTGTGATTGTTACCATCGATGCTGTGGGTAATACTTACATAGAAAAACAGCCTGTAAAACAGGAAGATTTGAGACAGAGTTTAAAACAGTATCTGCAAGCAAACCCTAATGCCGTTGTCGTGCTGAATGCTTCGCGCACCGCAACTTACAATGATGTGATTGAGACATTGGATTTGCTACGACAAGTAGGGGGCGATCGCGTTTCTTTGGGAATTATTCCTGGCCCATCTCAACCATCCATAAACTCGCCTAACGAGCCTGCTGTCCCCTCTTTTCCAATCAATCCTGGTGCTGCGCCACTTCCAGGCATCAATCCCGAAGGGAATATTACCCCAAAATTCCCCTTAGCACCTAATTCTGTACCCTTTCCTAGCATCACTCAGCCTCCAACTGGGCAAGGCATCAGTCCTATCAATCCTGGTATTTCTCCTGTAGTTCCTAACTCAACAGCGCCTCAAGCGCCTGTAGCACCCAAACAAACTCAACCTCCTCTTAAAAGATGA
- a CDS encoding MotA/TolQ/ExbB proton channel family protein has translation MDILDLFYKGGSAMWPLLILSILALSVIFERIWFWLRILTQEKQIVDRILDAAQDNWEVAADIARQANHQPVGRFLYAPLRFAKSDAETFRLALEATAEDELAGMRRGEKLLEAVIALAPLLGLLGTVLGLIHSLRSIRIGDLGTESTAGVTTGIGESLISTASGLIVAIISLVFYRLFQSFVVNQVKVFRKAGNEMELLYRQSPPDFSNRTSAIVPENFTPPRKPVKTRLPEPPEPPNTPN, from the coding sequence GTGGATATTTTAGATTTGTTTTATAAGGGTGGGTCAGCAATGTGGCCTTTGCTAATTCTCTCGATTCTGGCGTTGAGTGTCATTTTCGAGCGTATATGGTTCTGGTTGCGAATTTTGACTCAGGAAAAGCAAATAGTCGATCGCATCCTGGATGCTGCCCAGGATAATTGGGAAGTAGCTGCGGACATTGCAAGACAAGCAAACCATCAACCTGTTGGGCGCTTTCTCTACGCCCCTCTACGTTTTGCGAAAAGTGATGCGGAAACCTTTCGACTAGCACTGGAGGCTACGGCAGAAGACGAATTAGCCGGGATGCGGCGGGGCGAAAAACTTTTAGAAGCCGTGATTGCTCTAGCGCCGTTACTAGGATTGTTGGGAACAGTTTTGGGTTTAATCCACTCTCTGCGTTCAATTCGGATTGGCGATTTGGGAACTGAATCTACTGCTGGGGTGACTACTGGTATTGGTGAATCCTTAATTAGTACGGCAAGTGGGCTAATAGTCGCCATTATTAGTTTGGTATTTTACCGCCTATTTCAAAGTTTTGTAGTCAACCAAGTCAAAGTTTTTCGGAAAGCAGGGAATGAAATGGAATTGCTCTATCGCCAGTCTCCTCCTGACTTTAGCAATAGGACATCAGCAATTGTGCCAGAAAATTTCACTCCACCCCGCAAGCCAGTAAAAACTAGGTTGCCTGAACCTCCTGAACCCCCAAATACACCTAATTAA
- the trmB gene encoding tRNA (guanosine(46)-N7)-methyltransferase TrmB, protein MAAVRVRQHVNPLGKKYQTPASPQDLEKIYAKPNQPLHLDIGCAKGLFLLNMAKIEPNWNFLGLEIREPLVVEANKLRSELGLTNLHYLFCNVNNSLHSLLSSLPPGSLQRVTIQFPDPWFKTRHAKRRVVQPELVADLAKYLAVGGLVFLQSDMEFVAVEMRDRFAAHPAYQKVGTGEWFAENPLPVPTEREVGTQKKGEPVYRALFVKQEVANEE, encoded by the coding sequence TTGGCAGCAGTCCGAGTCCGCCAGCATGTTAATCCACTTGGTAAAAAGTATCAAACACCAGCAAGTCCCCAAGACTTGGAAAAAATTTATGCAAAGCCAAATCAACCACTACATTTAGATATTGGCTGCGCGAAGGGCCTGTTTTTGTTGAATATGGCCAAGATAGAACCCAACTGGAATTTTCTCGGCTTGGAAATTCGGGAACCGCTGGTGGTGGAGGCGAATAAGTTACGTTCTGAATTAGGTTTAACCAACCTGCACTATTTATTTTGCAATGTGAATAACTCACTGCACTCACTTTTATCTTCCCTGCCTCCAGGAAGTTTACAACGCGTTACTATTCAATTTCCCGATCCTTGGTTTAAAACCCGCCACGCTAAACGTCGTGTAGTGCAACCAGAACTAGTGGCAGACTTAGCTAAGTATCTTGCGGTTGGGGGGTTGGTATTTTTGCAATCAGATATGGAATTTGTAGCTGTAGAAATGCGCGATCGCTTTGCCGCTCATCCAGCTTACCAGAAAGTTGGTACAGGAGAATGGTTCGCTGAAAATCCACTACCAGTCCCCACAGAACGGGAAGTAGGCACGCAAAAAAAGGGTGAGCCTGTTTATCGAGCTTTGTTTGTCAAGCAAGAAGTTGCGAATGAGGAGTAG
- a CDS encoding nitrogen fixation protein gives MEDIVVDKTTLCPSARPESWDSVVFGVVVGTVTEPRVAYLKKPQPITDELIAKASPITPAEIFRMAAPCATKGCQHFDGQDCRLAMRIVEKLPVVAEELSPCSIRRNCRWWQQEGRAACMRCPQVITDNYNASELAVKVAAPISD, from the coding sequence ATGGAAGACATTGTTGTGGATAAAACTACACTCTGTCCCAGTGCTAGGCCCGAATCTTGGGATAGTGTTGTCTTTGGCGTAGTCGTTGGGACAGTAACAGAACCCCGTGTAGCTTATCTCAAAAAGCCCCAACCTATCACAGATGAACTAATAGCAAAAGCTAGTCCAATTACACCTGCGGAAATTTTTCGAATGGCAGCACCTTGCGCTACTAAAGGTTGTCAGCATTTTGATGGACAAGATTGCCGTCTAGCGATGCGAATTGTAGAAAAGTTACCTGTAGTAGCAGAAGAACTATCCCCCTGTTCCATACGCCGAAATTGTCGGTGGTGGCAACAAGAAGGTAGAGCCGCTTGTATGCGTTGTCCGCAAGTTATTACAGATAACTACAATGCATCTGAGTTAGCAGTTAAGGTAGCGGCACCAATATCTGATTAG
- a CDS encoding peptidylprolyl isomerase encodes MTEQLEQTLPPKVLTNEPVQSHPATDAEILTYLRHSARFAEIAIAAEREALVLANCNQLGIEISDDEWQAAGDAFRLERKLWGNAETSAWLEEQRISVDEWSQGIKVVLLEKKLKEHLFGATVDGAYVSNRDNYRRVALSQILVTDLATAWKIVQILREGQASFCALALEHSKGQQSQENGGFVGVRYLVELVPEIAKPLTEAKEGEIIGPVQTKVGYHVMRVEKWFPIELNQAVREQIMDSLFQAWLQNLKNTHD; translated from the coding sequence ATGACCGAACAATTAGAACAAACTTTACCGCCCAAGGTTTTAACCAACGAACCCGTGCAATCTCATCCAGCAACCGATGCAGAAATTTTGACATATCTGCGTCATTCTGCTAGGTTTGCAGAAATTGCGATCGCTGCTGAACGTGAGGCATTAGTTTTAGCTAACTGCAACCAGTTAGGAATTGAAATATCTGATGATGAATGGCAAGCCGCTGGCGATGCTTTTCGCTTGGAACGCAAGTTATGGGGAAATGCAGAAACTAGTGCATGGCTGGAGGAGCAGCGCATTAGTGTAGATGAGTGGTCGCAAGGAATTAAAGTAGTACTGTTGGAGAAGAAGCTTAAAGAACATCTGTTCGGTGCAACAGTCGATGGCGCTTATGTTTCCAACCGCGACAACTACAGACGGGTAGCGCTATCGCAAATTCTGGTTACTGATCTGGCAACTGCTTGGAAAATCGTGCAAATTCTACGCGAAGGACAAGCTTCTTTCTGTGCTTTGGCTTTGGAACATTCTAAGGGTCAGCAGTCACAAGAAAATGGCGGTTTTGTAGGAGTTCGCTATTTAGTAGAACTGGTACCGGAAATTGCCAAACCTCTTACTGAAGCTAAGGAAGGTGAAATTATTGGCCCTGTGCAAACAAAAGTGGGGTATCACGTTATGAGAGTGGAAAAGTGGTTCCCGATAGAATTGAATCAAGCAGTGAGAGAACAAATTATGGACTCGTTGTTTCAAGCGTGGTTGCAAAATTTGAAAAATACCCACGATTAG
- a CDS encoding aldo/keto reductase has product MKITHLAPDIQTPNVQPQLTSAEELAIANSRFAQSDLPFYRKLGRTDLTVSCLGLGGGGHISSEDTLYAFDQGIXLFFYSSDLHQYLYSSMRPALRQLCGRGSSMREKVVLATVSYMIRTPDTAFTYLFDQFIDLGIDYIDVFFWGWIDEHNHPAFEKCIRASDDIRGPGSVTQRQIERVFGISEKMKEMGVVRYIGASFHDHDLAKQWLNSPFLDVAMVRHNVAHRTAQKKVFPHLDANDPYRPGIVTFKSAGMMGALWEPPAGLPTGCWQPSVPDLYRYSLSQNSVDVALAGWQTREHVDAAIQGVQKGKLTPEEIDYLNLYGDLHRNHIKPHEIPTERLLVGR; this is encoded by the coding sequence ATGAAAATTACTCATCTTGCTCCTGATATTCAGACTCCTAATGTTCAGCCACAGTTAACATCTGCTGAGGAACTTGCCATTGCTAATAGTAGATTTGCTCAATCAGATCTACCTTTCTACCGCAAACTTGGGCGGACTGACTTAACTGTTAGTTGTTTAGGACTAGGAGGTGGAGGCCACATCTCCAGTGAGGATACCCTTTACGCCTTCGACCAAGGCATCAANCTTTTTTTCTACTCCAGCGATTTACATCAATATCTTTATAGTTCGATGCGTCCTGCGCTCCGCCAATTATGCGGACGCGGTTCCTCAATGCGTGAGAAGGTAGTTCTGGCAACTGTCAGTTACATGATTAGAACCCCAGACACAGCATTCACCTATTTATTCGATCAATTTATCGACTTAGGTATTGACTACATTGATGTGTTTTTCTGGGGCTGGATTGATGAGCATAATCATCCTGCTTTTGAGAAGTGTATCAGGGCCTCTGACGATATCCGTGGCCCGGGGTCAGTAACTCAGCGCCAAATAGAAAGAGTATTTGGTATTTCCGAAAAGATGAAAGAAATGGGTGTAGTGCGCTATATTGGTGCTTCTTTTCACGACCACGATTTAGCAAAACAGTGGCTAAATAGCCCTTTTTTGGATGTTGCGATGGTGAGGCACAATGTGGCACATCGTACAGCCCAAAAAAAGGTGTTCCCCCATTTGGATGCCAACGATCCCTATAGACCAGGGATTGTCACCTTTAAGTCCGCAGGTATGATGGGTGCGCTCTGGGAACCCCCGGCTGGTTTACCAACTGGATGCTGGCAACCTTCAGTCCCAGATTTATATCGCTATTCTTTAAGTCAAAACTCTGTAGATGTTGCGTTAGCAGGTTGGCAAACTCGTGAACATGTAGATGCAGCAATTCAGGGTGTGCAAAAGGGCAAACTTACCCCTGAAGAAATCGACTACCTCAACCTTTACGGCGACTTACATCGCAACCACATCAAACCTCACGAAATCCCTACAGAACGTTTGCTTGTTGGCAGATAG
- a CDS encoding T3SS effector HopA1 family protein — MQLLDPLPIQLAAIPESLQHSLQDIVNKIHIESKFCIRHPDYKPVEVTAETLPRFQQLPSDVQDKYLNAQLSNFLYGIYYNGSLKRALAVDGEETNLAVNQNLENNTFLGVDVVFYNRLHESNKGEGYFSPDWLVVKEESDGALAVHKGGLTLHIERSKHLQPQDEAVTVGNPVAIKLPKNLVQNGFYMAVSNAGSYSGENIVRVYFNLTTDGAVAVMESLTTQLNAIALPFNFKALYNPSDYGRHDSAVLYFDKNNYEVVHPVLEKVYAEHQSHFLPEVPLFTKLIAPGLAIAEEPDQKFGEKESFGMNRCQIITNGLIEAWEQEDNSPEGRMASILAQFSALEIDLQRPYLNAKSEDIYPALKS; from the coding sequence ATGCAACTACTAGATCCGTTGCCAATACAATTAGCAGCTATTCCAGAATCATTGCAGCATTCATTGCAAGATATAGTTAATAAAATTCACATAGAATCGAAATTTTGTATTCGCCATCCCGACTACAAACCCGTTGAAGTTACAGCTGAGACACTTCCACGATTTCAGCAATTGCCTTCAGATGTACAAGATAAATATTTAAACGCTCAACTATCTAATTTTCTCTACGGTATTTATTACAACGGTTCTCTCAAACGTGCTTTAGCAGTTGATGGGGAGGAAACAAATTTAGCAGTCAACCAAAATTTAGAAAATAACACCTTTCTCGGCGTAGATGTGGTATTTTACAATCGCCTCCATGAAAGCAACAAGGGTGAAGGCTACTTTAGTCCCGATTGGCTGGTGGTGAAAGAAGAATCAGATGGCGCTTTAGCAGTACACAAGGGTGGTTTGACTCTGCACATTGAACGCAGTAAACATTTACAACCGCAAGACGAAGCTGTGACTGTAGGAAATCCAGTTGCGATCAAACTACCCAAGAATTTGGTGCAAAACGGTTTTTACATGGCGGTTAGTAATGCAGGCTCTTACAGTGGTGAAAATATAGTAAGAGTCTATTTCAACTTAACTACTGATGGTGCAGTTGCAGTCATGGAAAGCTTGACTACTCAACTTAATGCCATCGCTCTGCCTTTCAACTTTAAAGCGTTATATAATCCTTCAGATTATGGGCGTCATGACTCAGCGGTACTTTACTTTGACAAAAACAACTATGAAGTTGTCCACCCAGTACTAGAAAAGGTTTATGCAGAACATCAATCCCATTTTCTGCCAGAAGTGCCTTTATTTACTAAACTTATCGCACCAGGGTTAGCGATCGCTGAAGAACCAGATCAGAAATTTGGCGAAAAAGAAAGCTTTGGGATGAATCGCTGTCAAATTATAACCAATGGTTTGATAGAAGCTTGGGAGCAAGAGGATAATTCGCCAGAAGGTCGGATGGCATCGATTTTGGCACAATTCTCCGCACTGGAAATTGATCTGCAACGTCCTTACCTCAATGCCAAGTCTGAAGATATTTACCCAGCTTTAAAGTCATGA
- a CDS encoding phosphotransferase, translated as MTLSLSSQNIFDYLIKLGLCTPEDQEYSQIEPKYAKNFNLLLTLTNQSKLLIKQEPLNQEGKTSGEFFREWQIQEFFQKFPELSQMRGWISEGVHFNPDDSIIIFNYLDNYRDVMAFYSKENVFPTEIASAIGTILASIHSLTFNHTDYKAFFTQEQGNQSSQNLPHLVKKLGRIGPEIFGSVPADGLKFFSLYQRYDSLGQAIAELGNSLKSSCLTHNDLKLNNILLADDWEQGFGNSTIRLIDWERCSWGDPAFDLGTLIGSYLNIWLNSMITSKNMSIDESLRMATTPLEAIQPSIAALAIAYLNHFPEILEHCPDFLQRVVQFAGWNLIIAIQSTLQYQKSFGNTGICMLQVAKSLLCRPEASISTVFGMQASELTSTSLSTV; from the coding sequence ATGACTTTATCTTTGAGTTCTCAAAACATTTTTGATTATTTAATTAAGCTAGGTCTTTGTACTCCAGAAGACCAAGAATATAGCCAAATTGAACCGAAATACGCCAAAAACTTTAACTTATTACTGACTCTTACAAACCAAAGTAAACTTCTAATAAAACAAGAACCTCTTAACCAAGAAGGGAAAACATCTGGTGAATTCTTTCGGGAATGGCAAATTCAAGAATTTTTCCAGAAATTTCCAGAGTTAAGCCAAATGCGCGGCTGGATATCAGAGGGAGTGCATTTTAATCCAGATGATTCCATTATCATTTTTAATTACTTGGATAACTATCGTGACGTGATGGCTTTCTATAGCAAGGAAAATGTTTTTCCCACAGAAATAGCCTCTGCTATAGGCACAATTTTAGCCAGCATTCATAGTTTAACTTTCAACCATACAGATTATAAAGCTTTTTTCACTCAAGAACAGGGTAATCAATCCTCTCAAAACCTTCCTCATTTAGTTAAAAAACTGGGACGGATTGGCCCAGAAATTTTTGGTTCTGTTCCTGCTGATGGTCTGAAATTTTTTTCCTTGTATCAACGATATGACAGTTTAGGCCAAGCCATAGCTGAATTGGGAAATTCTTTAAAATCTAGTTGTCTAACACACAATGATCTGAAATTAAATAATATCCTTTTAGCTGATGATTGGGAGCAAGGTTTTGGCAACAGTACGATACGATTGATTGATTGGGAGAGGTGCAGTTGGGGAGATCCAGCTTTTGATTTAGGTACGCTCATCGGTAGCTATCTAAATATCTGGTTGAATAGTATGATTACCAGCAAAAACATGAGTATCGATGAATCCTTGCGGATGGCGACAACTCCCTTGGAGGCTATACAACCTTCTATTGCTGCTTTAGCGATCGCATATTTAAATCACTTTCCAGAAATCTTAGAGCATTGTCCTGACTTTTTACAGCGAGTTGTACAGTTTGCTGGTTGGAATTTGATTATCGCTATTCAATCAACCCTGCAATACCAAAAATCTTTTGGTAATACGGGTATCTGTATGCTGCAAGTGGCTAAGTCTTTATTGTGCCGTCCAGAAGCATCGATTTCTACAGTTTTTGGAATGCAAGCATCAGAACTTACATCCACAAGCTTATCTACCGTTTAA